The following proteins are co-located in the Salvelinus namaycush isolate Seneca chromosome 33, SaNama_1.0, whole genome shotgun sequence genome:
- the LOC120027758 gene encoding phenolphthiocerol/phthiocerol polyketide synthase subunit C-like, whose protein sequence is MEEEEGAIAVVGIGCSFPGGEGLDSFWKVLLEGKNCAVPIPDERFNSTYWYDADNRKPGKSHTIKAALIDGFNEFDHKFFGITETEVEQMDPQQKLLLQCTYRALENAGMPMEKASGTKTGVFIGLMNRDYEQSAAFMNPNLINHCTGTGLSMSIAANRISYIFNFTGPSLSIDCACSSSLVALHLACQAIRQGDCEMALCGGVNCIIQPLVFVALSKAKMISPEGTSKPFSSRADGYGRGEGCGIILLKPLKKALKENDHVWGIISNTAVNQDGHTVTPITKPSMVQQEELLRGIYSESDLLSVQYIEAHGTGTPVGDPIEAGSISKVIAKARPPGSETLLIGSVKGNIGHTESAAGVAGLIKVLLMMKHETIVPSLFYSEDSASIDAKALNVMIPTKAEKWRDSIARVAGINNFGFGGTNAHVIVKQHKQSNVPQKSGRKSHNLFVLSASSEKSMSMMMEDTIQQIDRDNKGDLEALAYTSACRRSHLKHRYRKAFRTLSLADLKDQLKSAMNKVTTPSYSDPRLVFVFCGNGVTYQGMCQQLLKHEPVFRQKISQIEKLFQKFNNMSIIERLESESESKDLSKPDVVQPLLFAIQVGIASLFKHWGIKPDAILGHSVGEVAAAHCSGLLSLEDAVKVIYFRSTLQNKVTGGKMLVVSNMVVSEVLNLLPSYSNKISLAAFNSPQSCTLSGDAEAIDSLHRKLSSSVKSKNLFLRVLDVPAAYHSQMMDPILSQLEDSIGSLQVNDVETQLFSTVTGKEVEQTDFSTGKYWARNIRDPVSFEQAVRSATKEKKNVVFVEIGPRRALQRNIQETLGNDTIVLSSVQPDKDHETMLNTVSKLFELGVQVDWDQFYRGREASPTPFPRYQFDSTQRDVIIAASKVHHTSANHPVLTHTASDSNIFSCDLSSDSVSYLHEHKHNGVAILPGAFYIELGLAAFMASAKPKVPLNTLQVSISFQSPYVFTQNAPEIKVQLEPAVDETHFKIYSPSTNHASGTITCKRGQLAEEQNISLSSIYKRCNSVLSSEKFYTEIALGGFQYGTVFQNTGDVHYGEEFKEAFSDVTVPEELLPQLHEYCIHPVVLDFLMQLAPVTVAYRSSSRPGFPVKIGSLTVFEPLQEEMIVYLKAIDEGVDHFEVCGCFTDKEGRVLVELKHVMIKYVGSRSHVVEEYFFHNDFNVVCEDINSSNASEAPKALVFSDQVGLPKAMQPHLSSQSRYISFTQSKEVLSHGFPTLLANLNITDLNKHFQEVLFVWGREDVTSLRTEYVLENMVSCCEMFRKIVLALRAMQFTNSIRVITYKAAESTVGHISAGFVLSGMTRSCAAEMENLSFQLIDINSVSTEDIRALSQVLKSYPCKRYPELVVKGGLILKPDIVHTPIGSIESTGGRIFSSMSEPCIFQTNDPYRMTSLSAVPCDVDDTNIQEKSVEIQLNKICVHSSDYCPVSVSDLNYGQTIYWNNHTSQKHQLLVLDFCGTVTAVGKNVNKLKVGDHVVSCYPIAASSKIVIPEAACYKTKRLTFLKEAPCVSYFVLAWEILHRLLPTIKQQRRLSIISSVPDSSLLKVLIQTANKSGWKAIVGTPCNGMFVDAILLLPPFDKSLLAEVSNCPDVRHVVIVCESQSHCSLEQRAFQNVKDSVHIQTLQMSSILQKGSLITKRPHIYRWLQSMHLDRISFSLETSTFQRMSSGSIDFLSVEESESYFSAKTLPVEESESYFSSKTLSVVALGKDDSKGALSNIQLLPKPTPLFQKKSVYIVTGGLSGLGFETVKFLSKKGGEYIVILSRSSPTPDIQQEIVILERQWSARIVWMACDVSVSEHVLRVIGLIGQKFPSWPIKGVFHSAVVLHDGLIENLDKSHFEKVLKPKVNGALNLHHATKHCKLDYFVCYSSIASFLGNASQTNYAAANSFLDYFCQYRRNIGLSGQSINWGALNLGLLLNKDHLHRFLETRGLMVMDVTEIHESLEQCLLLNKPQQVVCRFHIKNMMSNVLSQNASLTMRMTAFVDEAVQKLKFQKSQSEHTSVPSSPREYIRSVLSQTIGVDKNELDDNSTLPALGIDSMLAMTLQNLIFQDRGVNVPLVTLLDPNGTLSTLVSILSTEGESQNDD, encoded by the exons atggaggaggaagagggagccATTGCAGTTGTTGGCATTGGATGCAGCTTCCCTGGAG GTGAGGGGCTTGACagtttctggaaggttcttctgGAAGGGAAGAACTGTGCAGTTCCAATCCCTGACGAGAGGTTCAACAGTACTTACTGGTATGATGCTGACAACAGAAAACCTGGGAAGTCTCACACTATCAAAGCTGCTCTCATAGATGG GTTTAATGAGTTTGATCACAAATTCTTTGGCATCACTGAAACTGAAGTGGAACAAATGGACCCCCAGCAAAAACTCCTTCTTCAGTGTacatacagggctctggagaatGCTGGGATGCCAATGGAGAAGGCCAGTGGGACCAAGACAGGAGTGTTTATAG GGCTTATGAACAGAGATTATGAACAATCTGCTGCATTTATGAACCCAAATTTAATCAACCACTGCACCGGCACCGGACTTTCTATGAGTATAGCAGCCAACAGAATCTCCTACATCTTCAACTTCACTGGACCCTCTCTCTCCATTGACTGTGCCTGCTCTTCATCCCTTGTTGCTCTTCATTTAGCTTGTCAAGCCATAAGACAAG GTGACTGCGAGATGGCTCTTTGTGGTGGCGTCAATTGTATCATACAGCCACTAGTCTTTGTCGCTCTCAGCAAAGCAAAGATGATTTCACCTGAAGGCACCAGCAAACCTTTCTCCAGCAGAGCAGATGGCTATGGCAGAGGAGAGGGTTGTGGGATTATTCTTCTGAAGCCACTAAAAAAA GCTCTCAAGGAGAATGACCATGTGTGGGGCATCATAAGCAACACGGCTGTAAACCAAGATGGCCACACAGTCACTCCAATTACCAAGCCATCCATGGTCCAGCAAGAGGAGCTGCTGCGCGGAATCTATTCAGAGTCTGACCTGTTATCGGTCCAGTACATAGAGGCTCATGGGACTGGAACTCCAGTGGGGGATCCCATAGAAGCAGGCAGCATCTCCAAAGTCATTGCCAAAGCCAGACCTCCAGGTTCAGAGACACTCCTCATCGGCTCTGTGAAAGGCAACATTGGACACACTGAATCTGCAGCTGGAGTGGCAGGGCTAATCAAGGTACtcctaatgatgaaacatgaaaCCATTGTCCCTTCACTGTTCTACTCTGAGGACAGTGCCAGTATAGATGCTAAAGCCTTGAATGTAATGATTCCTACTAAAGCAGAAAAGTGGAGAGATTCTATTGCAAGAGTTGCAGGAATAAACAATTTTGGTTTTGGAGGAACAAATGCACATGTTATTGTCAAACAACACAAGCAGTCAAATGTTCCTCAAAAAAGTGGTAGGAAATCACACAATTTATTTGTCCTCTCTGCCAGTTCTGAAAAGTCTATGAGTATGATGATGGAGGACACAATTcaacagatagacagagacaacAAAGGGGATCTAGAAGCTCTTGCATACACATCTGCATGTAGAAGAAGCCACTTGAAACATCGATATCGGAAAGCATTCAGAACTCTCTCTCTGGCTGATCTAAAAGATCAACTCAAGTCTGCCATGAACAAGGTAACAACGCCATCTTACTCAGATCCCAGGCTAGTATTTGTCTTCTGTGGGAACGGTGTAACCTATCAAGGCATGTGCCAGCAGCTCCTGAAACATGAGCCTGTGTTCAGACAGAAGATCAGCCAAATTGAGAAGCTTTTCCAAAAGTTCAATAACATGAGTATCATAGAGAGACTTGAGAGTGAATCAGAGAGTAAGGATCTTTCAAAACCAGATGTTGTCCAGCCCCTCCTCTTTGCCATTCAGGTTGGCATAGCCAGTCTCTTCAAGCACTGGGGCATCAAACCTGATGCCATTCTTGGCCACTCTGTAGGAGAGGTTGCTGCTGCCCACTGCTCTGGTCTGTTGTCCCTTGAGGATGCAGTGAAGGTGATCTACTTCCGCAGTACTCTGCAGAATAAGGTCACAGGAGGGAAAATGCTTGTGGTCAGTAACATGGTCGTATCAGAGGTCTTGAACCTCCTTCCCTCCTACTCAAATAAGATTTCCTTGGCTGCCTTCAACAGCCCACAGTCCTGCACCCTCTCAGGTGATGCAGAGGCTATAGACAGTCTCCATCGAAAGCTGAGCAGCTCAGTCAAGAGTAAGAATCTGTTCCTCCGTGTTTTGGATGTCCCTGCTGCATACCACAGCCAGATGATGGATCCCATCCTGTCTCAACTAGAGGACAGTATTGGCTCTTTACAGGTCAATGATGTTGAGACACAATTGTTCTCCACAGTGACAGGAAAGGAGGTAGAGCAGACGGACTTCAGCACAGGCAAATACTGGGCCAGGAACATTCGAGATCCAGTTTCATTTGAACAGGCAGTGAGATCAGCAACCAAAGAGAAAAAGAATGTAGTCTTTGTGGAGATTGGCCCGAGAAGAGCTCTACAAAGAAACATCCAGGAGACTCTGGGAAATGACACCATAGTTCTGTCCTCAGTGCAGCCAGATAAAGATCATGAGACAATGCTGAATACTGTGTCCAAACTGTTTGAGTTGGGGGTTCAGGTAGACTGGGATCAGTTCTACAGAGGCCGTGAGGCTTCACCAACACCTTTCCCAAGGTATCAGTTTGATTCTACTCAGAGAGATGTTATCATTGCTGCATCAAAGGTACATCATACATCAGCTAATCATCCTGTGCTAACTCATACAGCTAGCGATAGCAATATCTTCAGTTGTGATCTGTCTTCTGACTCAGTATCCTACCTGCATGAGCATAAACACAATGGTGTTGCCATACTCCCTGGTGCCTTCTATATTGAGTTGGGTTTGGCTGCCTTCATGGCCAGTGCCAAACCAAAGGTTCCACTCAACACACTGCAAGTCAGTATCAGTTTTCAGAGTCCCTATGTTTTCACACAGAATGCACCAGAGATTAAAGTGCAACTTGAACCAGCAGTGGATGAGACCCATTTTAAGATATATTCTCCCTCCACAAACCATGCATCAGGTACAATAACGTGCAAGCGAGGACAGCTAGCTGAAGAGCAGAACATTTCGCTAAGCTCGATCTACAAAAGATGCAATTCAGTGTTGAGTTCTGAAAAGTTCTACACTGAAATTGCTCTGGGTGGGTTTCAGTATGGCACTGTTTTCCAGAACACGGGGGATGTACACTATGGTGAAGAGTTTAAGGAGGCTTTTTCAGATGTCACAGTTCCAGAGGAATTGCTGCCTCAGTTGCATGAATACTGCATTCACCCTGTAGTGTTAGACTTCCTGATGCAACTTGCTCCTGTTACAGTAGCATATAGATCCTCTTCAAGGCCCGGGTTTCCTGTCAAAATAGGCAGCTTGACAGTGTTTGAACCCCTGCAAGAGGAAATGATTGTGTATCTGAAAGCAATTGATGAAGGCGTTGATCACTTTGAAGTATGTGGTTGCTTTACAGACAAAGAGGGAAGAGTTTTGGTTGAGCTTAAGCATGTGATGATTAAATATGTTGGGAGCCGCTCTCATGTTGTTGAAGAATACTTTTTCCACAATGACTTCAATGTTGTCTGTGAGGATATCAATTCCTCTAATGCCAGTGAGGCACCAAAGGCCTTGGTCTTTTCTGACCAGGTAGGCCTTCCAAAAGCCATGCAACCACACTTAAGTTCACAGTCtagatacatctccttcacaCAATCTAAGGAGGTCTTGAGCCATGGATTTCCTACACTCCTGGCAAACCTTAATATCACAGATCTCAACAAACACTTTCAGGAGGTCTTATTTGTGTGGGGTCGGGAAGATGTTACTTCACTAAGAACCGAGTATGTTCTGGAGAATATGGTAAGCTGCTGTGAGATGTTCAGGAAAATTGTCCTGGCACTGAGGGCCATGCAATTTACAAATTCTATCAGAGTAATAACCTACAAGGCAGCGGAGAGCACAGTGGGCCACATCAGCGCAGGCTTTGTCCTGTCAGGCATGACTAGATCGTGTGCTGCAGAAATGGAAAACCTTTCCTTCCAACTGATTGACATCAACTCTGTCTCTACAGAGGACATCAGAGCTCTGTCTCAGGTCTTAAAGTCATACCCTTGCAAAAGATACCCAGAGTTGGTTGTGAAAGGTGGGCTGATTTTGAAACCTGATATTGTACATACTCCCATTGGAAGCATTGAGAGCACTGGGGGAAGGATTTTCTCTTCAATGTCTGAGCCATGCATCTTTCAGACAAATGACCCCTACAGAATGACTAGCTTGTCTGCTGTTCCCTGTGATGTTGACGATACAAACATCCAAGAGAAATCAGTTGAGATTCAGCTCAATAAGATATGTGTTCATTCCTCAGACTACTGTCCTGTCAGTGTCTCTGACCTGAACTATGGTCAGACAATATACTGGAACAATCACACATCTCAGAAGCACCAGCTCCTGGTTCTTGACTTCTGTGGTACTGTCACAGCTGTAGGGAAAAATGTGAACAAACTGAAAGTGGGAGACCATGTCGTATCATGTTATCCCATTGCTGCATCTTCTAAGATTGTGATTCCCGAAGCAGCATGCTACAAGACAAAGAGGCTCACATTTCTGAAAGAGGCTCCTTGTGTCTCCTACTTTGTTCTGGCATGGGAAATACTGCACAGACTGTTACCTACCATCAAACAACAGAGAAGGTTGAGCATCATCTCCTCTGTTCCTGACTCTAGTCTGCTGAAGGTCCTAATCCAAACAGCAAACAAATCAGGATGGAAGGCCATTGTAGGGACACCGTGCAATGGGATGTTTGTTGATGCAATTCTCCTCCTTCCACCATTTGATAAATCTCTGTTGGCAGAAGTCAGCAATTGTCCTGATGTCAGACATGTTGTCATTGTCTGTGAATCCCAGTCCCACTGCTCGCTTGAACAGAGGGCTTTCCAGAATGTTAAGGATAGTGTTCACATACAGACTCTTCAGATGTCCAGCATCTTACAAAAGGGATCACTCATTACCAAGAGGCCACACATTTATCGTTGGCTCCAGTCCATGCATTTGGACAGGATATCATTTTCTCTAGAGACCTCTACCTTTCAGAGAATGTCATCCGGTAGCATTGACTTCCTGTCTGTTGAGGAATCTGAGTCGTACTTCAGCGCAAAGACTCTGCCTGTTGAGGAATCTGAGTCGTACTTCAGCTCAAAGACCCTGTCTGTTGTGGCGCTGGGTAAAGATGATTCCAAAGGTGCACTGTCCAACATTCAGTTGCTGCCTAAACCAACCCCGCTTTTCCAGAAGAAGTCTGTGTACATTGTCACAGGTGGTCTCTCTGGGCTGGGGTTTGAAACAGTGAAGTTCCTTTCGAAGAAAGGTGGAGAGTACATCGTCATACTCTCCAGAAGTAGCCCCACACCAGACATACAGCAGGAGATAGTCATTCTGGAGAGACAATGGAGTGCCCGTATTGTATGGATGGCATgtgatgtctctgtctctgagcaTGTGCTCAGAGTGATTGGTCTCATTGGTCAGAAGTTTCCCTCTTGGCCAATCAAAGGGGTGTTTCACAGTGCAGTCGTCCTGCATGATGGGTTGATTGAAAACCTTGACAAATCCCACTTTGAGAAAGTCCTAAAGCCCAAGGTGAATGGAGCTCTGAATCTGCACCACGCCACAAAACACTGCAAGTTAGACTACTTTGTGTGCTACTCTTCCATCGCTTCTTTCCTTGGCAATGCCTCACAAACAAACTATGCAGCAGCTAATTCATTCCTGGACTACTTCTGTCAGTATAGACGGAATATTGGCCTATCTGGGCAATCCATCAACTGGGGAGCTTTGAACCTTGGTCTCCTGCTTAACAAGGATCATTTACACAGGTTTCTGGAGACAAGGGGATTGATGGTGATGGATGTTACAGAGATTCATGAGAGTTTGGAACAATGCCTCTTGCTAAACAAACCCCAACAGGTTGTATGTAGGTTTCACATCAAGAACATGATGAGCAATGTCCTCTCTCAAAATGCATCATTGACCATGCGTATGACTGCATTCGTGGATGAGGCAGTGCAAAAACTCAAATTCCAAAAGTCACAGTCTGAACATACTTCTGTGCCATCATCCCCACGTGAATACATCAGGTCTGTACTGAGTCAAACAATTGGTGTTGACAAGAATGAGTTAGATGACAATTCTACTCTCCCTGCCTTAGGCATCGACTCAATGCTAGCCATGACCCTGCAGAACCTCATCTTTCAGGATAGGGGTGTGAATGTGCCTCTGGTTACATTGCTGGACCCCAATGGGACACTGTCTACATTGGTATCAATTCTGAGTACTGAGGGTGAATCTCAGAATGATGATTAG
- the LOC120027920 gene encoding retinol dehydrogenase 12-like yields MSTIEKMLNLKKEKKLNILINNAGVMVCPYGKTDENFQMQESTSNLPIKSFQSPLSRLLGHFLLTHLLIDLIKRSTPARIINVSSLAHFWGTINLDDINSEKGYDKKKAYSHIKLANVLFTRSLAKRLQGTAVTAYSLHPGVVQTDLWRHLNAPQAAIMKMISPFIKTSVQGAQTTIYCAVDPELETESGGYYR; encoded by the exons ATGTCTACCATTGAGAAAATG TTAAACCTCAAAAAAGAGAAGAAACTTAACATCCTCATTAACAATGCTGGCGTCATGGTGTGTCCGTACGGGAAAACAGATGAAAACT TTCAAATGCAGGAATCAACCTCAAATCTACCAATCAAAAGCTTCCAAAGCCCCCTATCTCGTCTCTTAGGTCACTTCCTGTTGACTCACTTATTGATTGACCTGATCAAAAGGTCGACCCCGGCCAGGATCATCAATGTATCCTCTTTGGCTCACTTCTGGGGTACCATCAACCTGGACGACATCAACAGTGAGAAGGGCTATGACAAGAAGAAAGCGTACAGCCATATCAAGCTAGCTAACGTCCTCTTCACCCGCTCCCTGGCCAAGAGGCTACAAG GTACGGCTGTGACCGCGTACTCCCTCCACCCTGGCGTCGTTCAGACTGATCTGTGGCGGCACCTGAACGCACCTCAGGCAGCTATCATGAAGATGATCAGTCCCTTCATTAAGACATCCGTCCAGGGAGCTCAGACCACTATCTACTGTGCTGTGGACCCTGAACTGGAAACAGAGAGTGGTGGATATTACAGGTGA